Genomic window (Thermincola ferriacetica):
TTTACCAGAATAGCATGTAAATAGTGCATTATACATACCCCCTTTTTTTAATACTCATCCGGCAGCAGAACCGTTGTAGCTGACCGGTCTGGCTCCGTGATGATCCAGAATTTTTCCCCGTCCTTGGTGTGGTAGGCGGAAAGTAATCTGCCCCCCTCCACCAGGGCGTTGTCGTTTAAACTGGCGTCCTCCGGGCAAACATCGCCCCAGTCGCCGGACATGTGCCGCTGCAGAGCAGCGTGGACTTCTTCCAGCGGCACTGATTCCAGGACGCCGGGCGTACAAAATATTTTGCCCGGCGGGAATTTCGCATAGTAAATGCGAAAAATTCCCTCTTTTTTCCTGTAGCTTGCCACTGCCATTTTTTTGTTCCCCCCTTTGCTAGTTTTTTTAAAAAAATAAAAAGGGGTATGTATTTTTAACGTGTTAATACATACCCCTTTAAGTGAATTGTTTTTTTGAACTTACTTTAAAAACTTTTTAATCTCCTGTTTTAATACTGGCACTTTGTTAACCGCGTACTGCATAATTTTTCCCGCACACTCTATAATGTCCTGCAGTCGTTCCTCCCTGAGATACGAACCAAACAACCCAATTCTTTTAACACCATACCGTCTAATAAATTCAAGGTTGGTGTCAAGGATATTAATGATTGTCTCTTTACTAAGCATTTTACTTAACCCCCTCTTTTTCACAGCTTGTCCTCGCCGGTATATATTCGGTCCTGGCCGTCTCAAAAATTTTATAAAAACCAAAAAGGGGCAAGTATTTACTTTGCAAAAAGCAATACTTACCCCCTACTTACTTTAAATAAAACCTGCTTTTCCTGCCGCAGAGGGCGGAAAAGGAAATTAAAAACTTTGGTAAAAAAGAAAACACTTCGGTATATGTAAATTATACCCTATACCGAAGCGTTTGTAAAGGCGGATAACCGCTTACTGCGAAATTTTCTGTTTGACAACCATGGAGAACAACGCCCTCTCTGGAAATAGCGTTTGCAAACGACCCATTTTGCTTTGAATATTGGTCCCATTCCTCTGTTGTGTATAGCAAAACATCGACCGGCTTGTCAAAATCCAGTCCTTCTATATCATCATAAATAAACATAGTGATTTTTTTTCTAAAATCCTTTTTATCATCAACATCAGCTACAATACAAATATCTATATCACTGTCCTTGCTGGCGCTGTTTTTTGCATGGGACCCAAACAAAAGGATTTTTGCTGGATTGAATTTTTCCACAATACCGTGTTTCAGTTTTTCTATTTCATTAGTAATCATAGAAACACCTTCTTTTTTTCATCTGCCTTTAATATACCATACCTGTTTTGCATATACAAATCGAGTAGGTAAACGCCGCGAAATGTAGCGGCGTTTTTCCCTCTCACAGAACCGTACGTACGGGCCTCGTATACGGCTCCTGGTAAATCTCGGTCACTACGGTCGGCAGTGATGCAAAATGCCGACATTATATTTCTCCAGGTTTATTAGACCCAGTTCGTCAAACCACTTGTTAGGCAGAGCCATGCTTATCAACGGGCTGGCTGAGTTCTTCCATGTAGTCATGGAGATTTTCTCAAAGGTACCTTTGTACCCTCTTCTTCGTAAGGCTTTGTGCAACGGTTTCCAACTTTTCCATTCCTTCATTTTCTTCATTCGCAACCTGCGCCTTATCCACCCCATTAGCTCTGCAAAAACAGTCCGGCAGTTTGCTATTCTAAAATAATTTGCCCACCCTCTTAGTACAGGGTTTAGCTTTTCAACCATTTCTTTCACGCTC
Coding sequences:
- a CDS encoding nucleotidyltransferase domain-containing protein; the protein is MITNEIEKLKHGIVEKFNPAKILLFGSHAKNSASKDSDIDICIVADVDDKKDFRKKITMFIYDDIEGLDFDKPVDVLLYTTEEWDQYSKQNGSFANAISREGVVLHGCQTENFAVSGYPPLQTLRYRV